The Sphingobium sp. BYY-5 genome contains a region encoding:
- a CDS encoding MucR family transcriptional regulator → METESAQSELLITLTSDIVAAHVSNNSVAVSDVSSLIHNVHTALAALNQPVAVPEVKPEPAVSVRSSIKPDFIICLEDGKKLKMLKRHLMTHYQMTPDDYRAKWGLPADYPMVAPNYAEQRRSLAKKIGLGTKRRRPRGK, encoded by the coding sequence ATGGAAACCGAATCAGCTCAGAGCGAACTGCTCATTACTTTGACCTCGGATATTGTCGCTGCGCATGTGTCCAACAACAGTGTTGCTGTTTCGGACGTGTCTTCGCTGATCCACAATGTTCACACAGCCCTGGCCGCGCTGAACCAGCCAGTCGCCGTTCCGGAAGTAAAGCCGGAACCCGCAGTTTCGGTTCGCTCTTCGATCAAGCCGGATTTCATCATCTGCCTGGAAGACGGTAAGAAGCTGAAGATGCTGAAGCGGCACCTGATGACCCATTATCAGATGACGCCGGACGATTATCGCGCCAAGTGGGGCTTGCCCGCCGATTATCCGATGGTCGCCCCCAATTATGCCGAACAGCGTCGCAGCCTGGCCAAGAAAATCGGTCTGGGCACCAAGCGCCGCCGGCCTCGTGGTAAATAA
- a CDS encoding GNAT family N-acetyltransferase gives MIPNLHLDIYEDTDRNALADTMEVMSAAFDPVFGEAWTLPQLAGVMMMPGTWLTIARLDATPLGFALVRSVLDECELLLLAVAPLWRGRGIGETLLRNSFITARRKGIISMNLEVRASNNAIHLYEKSGFEYVHRRPGYYRGNDGQLYDALSFRIDIGM, from the coding sequence ATGATCCCCAATCTTCATCTCGACATTTACGAAGACACGGATCGCAACGCACTGGCCGATACGATGGAGGTCATGAGCGCAGCCTTCGATCCCGTCTTTGGCGAGGCCTGGACGCTGCCGCAATTGGCCGGCGTCATGATGATGCCCGGCACCTGGCTGACGATTGCACGCCTGGACGCGACCCCGCTCGGCTTCGCCCTCGTCCGGTCGGTGCTGGACGAATGCGAGTTGCTGCTGCTGGCTGTCGCCCCGCTCTGGCGGGGACGTGGCATCGGCGAAACGCTGTTACGTAACAGCTTCATTACAGCGCGCCGCAAGGGCATCATATCGATGAATCTTGAAGTACGGGCCAGTAACAATGCTATTCATCTGTATGAGAAATCCGGCTTCGAATATGTCCACCGTCGCCCTGGTTACTATCGCGGTAATGATGGTCAACTATATGACGCGCTAAGTTTTCGCATAGATATAGGAATGTGA